A window of Chryseobacterium scophthalmum genomic DNA:
TACAGCAATTTCAGGAACAACAGTTGTTACAAACATTGCATGTAACGGAGGTTCAACAGGAGCTATTAATTTAACACCAACAGGAGGAGCAGCACCTTATACTTTCAACTGGGGAGGTGGAATCACTACAGAAGACCGTACAGGATTATCAGCAGGAACTTATACAGTAACCATTACTGATGCTAACGGATGTACAGGAACAGTAAGTGCTACTGTAACTCAGCCAACAGCAATGAGTGCAACGACTTCTCAAACAAACATTTCATGTAACGGAGGAACTAACGGAACAGCAAGTATTGTTGTAACGGGAGGAACAGCACCTTACACTTATTCATGGTCACCGAGCGGTGGAACAGCAGCAACAGCTTCAGGATTATCAGCAGGAGCTTATACAGTAACAGTAACTGATGCAAATGCATGTACAATTACGAGAACGGTAACAATCACTCAGCCTACAGCAATTTCGGGAACAACAGTAGTTACAAATATTGCATGTAACGGAGGTTCAACAGGAGCTATTAATTTAACACCAACAGGAGGAGCAGCACCTTATACTTTCAACTGGGGAGGAGGAATCACCACAGAAGATCGTACAGGCTTAGCTGCTGGAACGTATACGGTAACGATTACTGATGCTAACGGATGTACAGGAACGGTAAGTGCTACTATCACTCAGCCAACAGCAATGAGTGCAACCACTTCTCAAACGAATATTTCATGTAACGGAGGAACTAACGGAACAGCAAGTATTGTTGTAACGGGAGGAACAGCACCTTACACATACTCATGGTCACCGAGCGGTGGAACTGCAGCAACAGCAACAGGATTATCAGCGGGAACTTATACAGTAACAGTAACGGATGCAAATGCATGTACAATCACTAGAACAGTAACAATTACTCAGCCTACAGCAATCTCAGGAACAACAGTTGTTACAAACATTGCATGTAACGGAGGTTCAACAGGAGCTATTAATTTAACACCAACAGGAGGAGCAGCACCTTATACTTTCAACTGGGGAGGTGGAATCACTACAGAAGATCGTACAGGATTAGCAGCTGGAACCTATACAGTAACCATTACTGATGCTAACGGATGTACAGGAACAGTAAGTGCTACTGTAACTCAGCCAACAGCAATGAGTGCAACGACTTCTCAAACAAACATTTCATGTAATGGAGGAACAAATGGAACAGCAAGTATTGTTGTAACAGGAGGAACAGCACCTTACACTTATTCATGGTCACCAACAGGAGGAACTGCAGCAACAGCTTCAGGATTATCAGCAGGAGCTTATACAGTAACAGT
This region includes:
- a CDS encoding beta strand repeat-containing protein, whose amino-acid sequence is MKNFYSKIKTLTQTFLIAGASLLGFAANAQTTLVAGDIAFTSYDSSSANTAQNPVGDKFSFVLLTNISAGTTISFTDRGYNGAGWQGVGGTESTVTWVSSTAIAMGTEVSIVGLTASTYNPITNTSTPNGTVTLTEGSSANGLSLSTAGDQVIAFQGGNGSITAGGAYCIAGINYFYHPSGTNATQWNFGGSGGPNASLMPPGLGVASALYTGTLSGDIVAVSGKFNCTGTPTTTSSAVRTAVMTMGNWSLSNVTGSAYSGCQFIGSNPVITGNPPNRTICSGGNTTFSITATGATSYQWQQNTGSGFVALANGAPFSGVTTSTLTVTGATGTMNGYQYRCVATNSSGSATSNSATLTVSSISATTTKTNVSCNGGNNGTATVVASGGFAPYTYSWSPSGGTAATATGLGVGVYTVTVTDFLGCSTTATATITQPTAISGTTVVTNIACNGGSTGAINLTPTGGAAPYTFNWGGGITTEDRTGLSAGTYTVTITDANGCTGTVSATVTQPTAMSATTSQTNISCNGGTNGTASIVVTGGTAPYTYSWSPSGGTAATASGLSAGAYTVTVTDANACTITRTVTITQPTAISGTTVVTNIACNGGSTGAINLTPTGGAAPYTFNWGGGITTEDRTGLAAGTYTVTITDANGCTGTVSATITQPTAMSATTSQTNISCNGGTNGTASIVVTGGTAPYTYSWSPSGGTAATATGLSAGTYTVTVTDANACTITRTVTITQPTAISGTTVVTNIACNGGSTGAINLTPTGGAAPYTFNWGGGITTEDRTGLAAGTYTVTITDANGCTGTVSATVTQPTAMSATTSQTNISCNGGTNGTASIVVTGGTAPYTYSWSPTGGTAATASGLSAGAYTVTV